Below is a window of Ammoniphilus sp. CFH 90114 DNA.
GCAAAACTAAGTCGAGATGTGGATCTCATTGACTTAAAGCAAGCCAGTACGGTGTTTCAAGCAAGAATTGTACATACTGGCAAAGCTATTTATTGTACAGATGAATTAAAAAAGGCTAAATTTGAAGTAAAAGCATTAAAGATGTATACAAAATTAAATGAAGAACGCACAGAGATTTTGAGGAGAATTGAGGAAAGCGGGTCAGTATATGAGAAATGATGTGGTTTTAAACAAAGTAAGTATCATTGAACGATGTATGAAGCGAATTAGAGAAGAATATGACAACAACCCTAAGCACTTAGAGAACTATACAAAGCAGGATTCCATCATCCTTAATCTACAGCGGGCTTGCGAAGCATGCATCGATTTGGCCATGCATATTGTGGCAGAGAAAAAGCTGGGTTTGCCGCAGAATAGTCGGGATGCATTTTCCTTTTTGGAAAAGGAAAGTATCATCCCCTCTTCGCTTAGTGGAAAAATGAAAGCCATGATAGGGTTCCGTAATATTGCTGTGCATGATTATCAAGAAATCAACCTACTGATTTTAAAAAAAATCCTCGATGACCATTTAAAAGACTTTACTGAATATACTCAGATTATCCTTGCTTATTTTTCAAGCTCCAAATAAAGATTTTTCTCCGGACATCCGATCACGTCTAAGGTACCCCGTTCACACTTAATTCAGAAACGACCCTAAAAAGAGTGACCGAAATCACGCCTTTTCCTCTTTTCCTTTCGGTATAATGAGGGCAAAACCGAACGGAGGAGGAAGACCATGAACTCGATGTCCCTTGCCTCAATTCAACATCCTCGACTTCCCGCTTTTTTTTCAGAAGATTCCTTAACTAAGATGATGAGGAAAATGACAACGAAACAAATCAAAGCAAGGTCAACGATATTTAAGTTTGGGGAAGGACTCGAGCGATTGTATTACATTCGTAACGGGCAGGCATTGATTAAGAGGAAAGCATTTGATCAGAAAGAATTTATTCTCCACCTTCTGCGCGAAGGCGATATCTTTAGTACGATTAGCGAGATGGGTGATTTAAGTGCCCGGGCCATCACGGAATGCGAAATCGGAGTCCTGGACCGTGTGGACCTAGATGATCTACTGCTTGAGGAAGGGCGATTTGCTGTAGAGTTTACGCAGTTTCTAGAGTCTTCTAGGCGCGCTGCTGACTCCAAACTTAGAGATCTTTTGTTTTTTGGAAAGCGTGGGGCATTGTGTTCGATGCTGATTAGATTGGCGAAGAACTTCGGCAAGCCTGTCAAAGAGGGGATGATGATTACGGTCCGTCTGACTAACGTTGAGCTCGCGCACCTTACGGGCTCTTCTAGAGAGAATGTGAACCGAATGATCAGGGATCTGCGAGAGCAAGGAATATAGATTTAAAACGTGACTATATCGTCATTCGAGATTTCACCTATTTAAAAGAAATGTGTCAATGCCAAGAGTGCCCTATTGAATTCTGCCGGATATAGGTTATTTATCGTATCACTCGTCAGAGTATGGCTTTATGCATGGCCAAAAATATCTTTTGGATTATCGCAAATTCTATGCTTTTCTTTCAAGAAATAATTTGTTATAATTTTAATTAAGGAATGATTTTTGTTATCGAAACAACGCGTATTTGGGTTTTACTACTTTGTTTTCATAGAGAGGGGAAAAAAGTATGAACGCGAAAGATACGACGAATGCAGGAAAATGTCCGTTCTCGCACGGTGCAGTTACTAGTAATAGATCAAGTGCTACATCGAATAAAGACTGGTGGCCCAACCAGTTGAATCTGAATATTCTCCGTCAACATGATAGAAAATCGAATCCTTTGGGAGAAGACTTCGATTACGCAGAGGAATTTAAAAAGTTAGATTACGATGCGCTGAAGAAGGATCTCCATGATCTCATGACAGACAGTCAAGATTGGTGGCCGGCGGACTATGGACATTATGGTCCCTTGTTTATTCGTATGTCATGGCACGCAGCTGGTACGTATCGGACTGGTGACGGCAGAGGCGGTGCTGGAACCGGCGCGCAGCGTTTTGCACCACTCAACAGTTGGCCTGACAATGGCAACCTGGATAAAGCCCGTCGACTGCTATGGCCGATTAAGCAAAAGTATGGAAACAAGATCTCTTGGGCGGATTTGCTCGTACTAGCAGGGAATGTGGCCATTGAATCCATGGGCGGGAAGACCTTCGGGTTTGGAGCAGGACGCCCCGATATTTGGCATCCGGAAGAAGACATTTACTGGGGGGCTGAAAAGGAATGGTTAGGGGATAATCGTTACTCTGGCGAACGTGACCTAGAGAATCCGCTGGCGGCGGTTCAGATGGGTCTGATCTACGTGAACCCAGAGGGTCCAAATGGGAAGCCAGATCCTGTTGCCAGTGGTCGCGACATTCGCGAAACGTTTGCTCGTATGGGGATGAACGATGAAGAAACCGTTGCCCTTATTGCCGGTGGTCATACGTTTGGTAAGGCACACGGGGCTGGAGATGCGGCTCATGTTGGTCCAGAGCCAGAGGCGGCGCCGGTTGAAGCACAGGGCTTGGGCTGGCTAAGCTCACATGGGAGCGGAAAAGGTCGTGATACGATCACGAGCGGGATTNTCCGATTGAAGCGCTAGGCTTAGGTTGGTTAAGCAAACATGGCAGTGGAAGAGGTCGTGACACGATCACGAGCGGGATTGAAGGGGCTTGGACGGCGAATCCAACTCAGTGGGATAATGGCTACTTTGAACTCTTGTTTAAATATCAATGGTGGCTGTCCAAGAGTCCTGCAGGTGCCTATCAGTGGCTCGCTGTAGATCCGGATGAGAGCGATCTTGCCCCTGATGCAGAAGATCCCTCAATACGTGTTCCAACGATGATGACCACTGCCGATATGGCCTTGCGTTATGATCCCGAATACGAAAAAATTTCTCGTCGTTTCTATGAGAATCCAGAGGAGTTTGCCGATGTCTTTGCTCGTGCCTGGTTCAAACTGTTGCACCGNGCCGGTTGAAGCACAGGGCTTGGGCTGGCTAAGCTCACATGGGAGCGGAAAAGGTCGTGATACGATCACGAGCGGGATTGAAGGGGCTTGGACGGCGAATCCAACTCAGTGGGATAATGGCTACTTTGAACTCTTGTTTAAATATCAATGGTGGCTGACCAAGAGTCCCGCGGGTGCTTATCAGTGGCTGGCTGTAGATCCGGATGAGAGCGATCTTGCCCCTGATGCAGAAGATTCCTCTGTTCGTGTTCCGACGATGATGACCACAGCGGATATGGCCTTGCGTTATGATCCCGAATACGAAAAGATCTCTCGTCGCTTCTATGAGAATCCAGAGGAGTTTGCGGATGTATTTGCTCGTGCCTGGTTCAAACTGTTGCACCGAGACATGGGTCCTAAAGCCAGATATCTAGGTCCAGAAGTGCCAGAAGAAGATCTGATCTGGCAAGATCCTGTGCCAACAGTGGATTATGACTTAACCGATGCAGAAGTAGCTGAACTCAAAGCAAAGCTTCTAGATTCAGGCCTTACGGTCAGCGAGCTCGTCACCACCGCTTGGGCTTCCGCTAGCACCTTCCGTGGATCGGATATGCGCGGAGGCGCTAATGGTGGTCGCATCCGTCTTGCGCCACAGAGGTATTGGGAAGTGAATCAACCGGAACAGCTTGCTAAAGTGCTTGCGGTACTTGAAGGCATTCAAAATCAACTAGAGAAGAAAGTCAGCCTAGCCGACTTGATTGTCCTAGGTGGTAGTGCCGCAATTGAAAAAGCAGCTAGAGATGCAGGTTTTGATGTTACCGTTCCTTTTGCTCCTGGACGCGGTGATGCAACAGAAGAGCAAACGGATATCGCAGGCTTCGCCGTGCTTGAGCCGATTGCGGATGGTTTCCGCAACTATCAGGAGAAGCAGTATCGAGTGAGTGCAGAAGAGCTTTTAGTAGATAGGGCGCAACTACTAGGCCTCACGGCACCAGAAATGACAGCANAGGCACAACTACTAGGCCTCACGGCACCTGAAATGACAGCTCTGATTGGCGGCATGCGCGTTCTAGGGACCAACTATGGCGGCACCCAACACGGCGTATTCACGGATCGTGTAGGCACGCTCACGAATGATTTCTTTGTGAACTTGCTGGATATGGGAGTACAATGGAAGCCTGTTGACGGAGTCGTTTTTGAAGGTCGTGATCGCAAGACAGGGGAAGTCGTGCGTACGGCAACGAGAGTGGACCTCGTGTTCGGTTCCAACTCCGTTCTACGTGCCATTGCCGAAGTGTATGCGCAAGACGATAACCAAGAGAAGTTTGTGCGTGACTTTATCACGGCGTGGGTTAAGGTTATGAATGCCGATCGTTTAGATCTTAAAGCTTAAGAAGCAGATAGGAACCGCTGTCCGTTAATGGATGGCGGTTTTTTTTGTGAGGAACCTGGAACTTGCAAATATATTAGAGAACTTGCAAATTTCCCACTCAAACTTGCAAAATCCAAGAAAGCATTCCATACAAAACCAGGAAGAGAATTTGAAAACGATACTATGAAGATCAAGTTTGATGTA
It encodes the following:
- a CDS encoding nucleotidyltransferase domain-containing protein, with translation MEKVMIDGLVEKVSPYLIILFGSMANGCAHRDSDIDIAFLSDEKQLDQYEVFLIAQELAAKLSRDVDLIDLKQASTVFQARIVHTGKAIYCTDELKKAKFEVKALKMYTKLNEERTEILRRIEESGSVYEK
- a CDS encoding DUF86 domain-containing protein, with protein sequence MRNDVVLNKVSIIERCMKRIREEYDNNPKHLENYTKQDSIILNLQRACEACIDLAMHIVAEKKLGLPQNSRDAFSFLEKESIIPSSLSGKMKAMIGFRNIAVHDYQEINLLILKKILDDHLKDFTEYTQIILAYFSSSK
- a CDS encoding Crp/Fnr family transcriptional regulator, which gives rise to MNSMSLASIQHPRLPAFFSEDSLTKMMRKMTTKQIKARSTIFKFGEGLERLYYIRNGQALIKRKAFDQKEFILHLLREGDIFSTISEMGDLSARAITECEIGVLDRVDLDDLLLEEGRFAVEFTQFLESSRRAADSKLRDLLFFGKRGALCSMLIRLAKNFGKPVKEGMMITVRLTNVELAHLTGSSRENVNRMIRDLREQGI